The sequence CCAAGATATTATCGGGTGTATAGCCCAAGACATTACCCAAGATATCGTATTAGGCATCGTTCCAGAAATTATCCAGGTTATCGAGTAAATTACCCAAGCTATTACCGTATTCGGAATTATCAGCGCTCATCATGGTGGTGATTTGTTCTAATTTCTGAAAACTTGCGATCACCCCCAGCATAGCTAACCGAGATCGGGTTCAACGCCCATCGCTCGCAATTGTGCTGCTAACCGTTCTGTAGGAGTCATTATCCAGTTGCCTGCTGCATCATACCAGCGCAACCAAGACATCTCAATATCTTGATATTTTCCCTGCCAAACACCTAATCCTAATTCTAGTTCTGGCATCCAAAAGCGCGGCTCTTGTAGGGCTACCTCTGCATAACGACTGCCATCCAATTTAAACATTCTGAATTGAGAAGCGTAGCGATCAAATACAGCGTAATAGGGTATGCGCAGAATCCGCTCGTATACCTCCCATTTTGTCGGCGGTTGTTCAATATCCCTTAAAGTCTGCCCTAAGTCTTCTTTTTCAGTACCGGGAGAAAGCAACTCAACCACAATGAAAGGATTCACACCCTCTTGCCAGACGACATAACTTAAGCGCAAATCTCGCTGTTCATACAGACGAGGAACTCCCAAAACTGCAAACCAATCTGGGCGCTTGTACCATAGTGTATGGCGCGGATCGTAGTAAAGATTTAAGTCGCTAGCAACCAAAATCTGATCGCTAGGGTAATTGGCAGGGCGAAATGTTTCGTCTAGAAGACTAGGTTGCAACAAATGAAACTGATCGGGCAAACCAGGCTCCTTAGGATCTTCACTAGGAAGATCGTACATCGTGGGGAGTACTTCTTTGGGCGGACGAGGTGGATCGGTTTGATACATGGTGAAGATTAAGCTCTCTGTATAATATTATGAGACTTCTACTTGGCTGCTAGACATCATCGCACCGCATTGATCAGATTTTCCGGCAAAGGTCGATATTCGGCAAACTCCATTGAGAAAGTTGCCATTCCTTGAGAAAGCGATCGCAGTTCTGTGGAATAACCAAACATCTCTGCTAAAGGTACTTCAGCTTGAATCACCACATCATTATTCCTGGTTTGGGAACCTAGCAGCAAAGCACGACGCGATAATAGCTTTCCTTGTATACGTCCTAAAAATTGGCTTGGTGTTTCTACTTCCAACAACATCATCGGTTCTAAAAGTGTTGGTTGGGCTTTGGCAAATGCTTCTTCAAAGCCAAACCTGGCTGCAACTCGAAACGCCAGTTCCGAAGAATCGATGGGATGAAAAGAACCACCTTCAAGAATCACCTTCACTCCAATAATCGGATAACCTTTAAGCCATCCAGTTTTCAATGCATCACGGCAGCCTTGTTCGCAAGCGGGAATAAACTGGTTAGGAATAGCACCCCCAACTACCCGATTTTCAAATATAAACGGTTCTTCACAGGGTTCTATCCTACCGATCACATGAGCGTATTGTCCCGCGCCACCAGTTTGTTTTTTGAAGGTATAGTCGAAAGTTGCAGATCTGGCGATCGTTTCGCGATAGGCAACGGCTGGCGGACTAACATAAACTTCGGCGTGGTATTCTCTTTTCATCCGTTCTAAGTAAATTTCCAGATGCAACTCGCCCATACCTGACATTAGGGTTTTGTGCGACTCTGGATCGGTGCTGATATGCAAAGTCGGATCTTCTCTAACAAAACGATGCAATGCTCTGGAAATACGCTCAATATCTTCTTGGCTTTTTGGGGTAATGGCAATAGTCATTACGGGTTCCGGTACAAATATCCCTTCCAAGGAAAGGTTAGTTCCCACAGAACAAAGGGTATCGCCAGAAGCACAGTCAACTCCAATTAAGCCGACAATCTCCCCAGTCATTGCCGATTCTAATTCT is a genomic window of Chlorogloeopsis sp. ULAP01 containing:
- a CDS encoding Uma2 family endonuclease; protein product: MYQTDPPRPPKEVLPTMYDLPSEDPKEPGLPDQFHLLQPSLLDETFRPANYPSDQILVASDLNLYYDPRHTLWYKRPDWFAVLGVPRLYEQRDLRLSYVVWQEGVNPFIVVELLSPGTEKEDLGQTLRDIEQPPTKWEVYERILRIPYYAVFDRYASQFRMFKLDGSRYAEVALQEPRFWMPELELGLGVWQGKYQDIEMSWLRWYDAAGNWIMTPTERLAAQLRAMGVEPDLG